The Streptomyces puniciscabiei genomic interval AGTACAGCCTCTTGGGCTCCAGGAAGACGACCGGGTCGTCGGAGGCGATGGCCCGGCGCAGCAGGCCGTAGGCGTCGGCGACGGTCGCGGGCGTGACCACGTGCAGTCCCGGGGTGGCCATGTAGTAGGCCTCGGAGGAGTCGCTGTGGTGCTCGACGCCGCCGATGCCGCCTCCGTAGGGGACACGGACGGTGATCGGCAGGGGCATCTTCCCGCGCGTGCGGTTGCGCATCCGGCAGACATGGCTGATGAGCTGCTCGAACGCCGGGTAGGCGAACGCGTCGAACTGCATCTCCACCACCGGGCGCAGGCCGTACATGGCCATGCCGACGGCGGCGCCGAGGATGCCGGCCTCGGCGAGCGGGGTGTCGGTGCAGCGGTCCTCGCCGAACTCCTTGGCGAGGCCGTCGGTGACCCGGAAGACACCGCCGAGGGTGCCGACGTCCTCGCCCATGACGTGCACGGTCGGGTCGGCGGCCATGGCGTCGCGCATCGCGCGCGTGAGGGCCTGCGCCATGGTGGCGGGCTTGACGGCCACGGTGGTCATCGCACGCCGCCTTCCTGCTCGCCGTGGTGCTCCTGCTCGGCTTCCAGCTCGGCCCGCAGCAGGGCACGCTGTTCGCGCAGCTGGGCGGTCGTCTCGGCGTAGACGTGGTCGAAGAGGGCCATGGGGTCCAGTTCGGGGTCGCGGTTCATGCGCTCGCGCAAGGAGGCGGCCATCGCCTCGGCTTCCTTCCGTGCGGCCTCGATGCCGGCCTCGTCGAGCAGCCCGCGCTCGGTCAGCTCGTGCTCCAGCAGCTGGATCGGGTCGTGTGCGCGCCAGGCCTCGACCTCGGCGTCACCTCGGTAGCGGGTGGCGTCGTCGGCGTTGGTGTGGGCGTCGATGCGGTACGTCACGGCTTCGACCAGGGTCGGGCCGCCGCCGGCGCGCGCGTGCCGTACGGCGTCGCTGAGGACCTCGTGGACGGCCGCCGCGTCGTTGCCGTCGACCAGGCGGCCCGGCATGCCGTATCCGACGGCCTTGTGGGCCAGGGAGGGCGCGGCGGTCTGCTTGGCGAGCGGGACGGAGATGGCGAAGCCGTTGTTCTGCACGAGGAAGACGACCGGTGCCTGCCAGACGGCGGCGAAGTTCAGCGCCTCGTGGAAGTCGCCCTCGCTGGTGCCGCCGTCGCCGACCATGGCGAGCGCGACCACGTCGTCGCCCTTGAGGCGGGCGGCGTGCGCGAGGCCGACGGCGTGCGGCAGCTGGGTGGCCAGCGGGGTGCTCAGGGGGGCCACGCGGTGGGCGTAGGGGTCGTAGCCGCTGTGCCAGTCGCCGCGCAGCAGGGTGAGGGCCTCCACGGGGTCCACGCCCCTGGCGACCACGGCGAGGGTGTCGCGGTAGCTGGGGAAGAGCCAGTCGCGCTCTTCGAGGGCGAGGGCGGCGGCGACCTCGCAGGCCTCCTGGCCGGTGCTGGAGGGGTAGACGGCGAGGCGCCCCTGCTTGGTGAGCGCGGTGGCCTGCGTGTTGTAGCGGCGGCCGCGCACCAGCTGGGCGTAGAGCCGGCGCAGCACGTCCGGGTCGGTCTTGGCGGCCGCCTCGGTGCCAAGGACGCGGTAGGGCTCGGCGTCGGGCAGCAGCGGCGCGGGGTCCATACGGGGTTGCCAGGCGGGCGGCGGCGATGGCCGGTACGCGCCCCGCTGCTCCATGACCGTCATGACGGCACCTCCTCGTGGGAGCGGCTACGGGAGGCGCGTCGGCTGTGAGGCGCCTCACCAACCGATTGTTCGGTCGTCGGCACATTTTGGCTACAGGCCCCTTCAGGCTGTGGACAAACGGTTCTCCACAGCCTGGAATGAACGCAGGACGTCCACGGCGAGGGAGCGGGGGGCAATGGCAGCTGAACAAATGGCCGACGGGCCGCAGGACGGCACCGCGCTCCCAGCCTCGCGCCCGCCGGACGGCGCCCCGCTGCCGCCGCCTCGTCCGCTCGACGCCATCGATCAGGACATCCTGAAGATTCTCCAGGCGGACGGCCGTGCCTCGATACGGTCCGTCGCCGAACGCGTCCACGTCTCGCGCGCCAACGCCTATGCGCGCATCAACCGCCTGGTCGAGGACGGGGTGATCCGGGGCTTCAGCGCGCGCGTGGACCACGAGCGGGCGGGGCACGGCACATCGGCGTACGTCACGCTGAAGATCGTCCAGAACACCTGGCGGACGGTCCGCGAACAGCTCAGGCAGCTGCCCGGCGCCTCCCACATCGCGCTGGTGGGCGGCGACTTCGATGTTCTGCTGCTGGTGCACACCCCCGACAACCGGGCGCTGCGCGAGCTGGTGCTCACCCGGCTCCAGGCGATCCCCGAGGTGCTCAGCACCCGCACGCTGCTGGTGTTCGAGGAGGAGGACCTGGAGCCGGAGGCGTGAGGAACGGGGTGTGCGGGGGGGTGAGGATGGGGGTGTGCAGGAGGCGTAGGGAAACGGGTGTGCGGGAGGCGTGAGCTAGGCGGCCCTGCGCAGTCCCGCGAAGACCAGCTGGACCACCGCGTCGGCGACCTCGCGTTCGCCTGCGCCCCTCGGGTCCGGCCGGTACCACTCCACGATCGAGTTGATCATTCCGAAGACCAGCCGGGTGGCCAGCCGGACCTCGACGTCGCCGCGTACGTCCCCGTCGGCCGCCGCGGCCTTCAGCAGTTCCGCGACCCGGTGGTCGAAGTCGCGCCGCCGTTCCAGTGCCCACCGCTCGGTGGCGGTGTTGCCGCGCACCCGCAGCAGCAGCGTCACGTACGGCAGCTCGCCTATGAGCACCTCGACCATGCGCCGTACGACGTGCTCCAGCCGGTCGACGGGCCGCCCCACGCGTGCGTGCTCCTCGTCCAGGATGGCGAACAGGCCGTCCAGGGCGCGGCTGACGGCCCGGCGCAGCAGCTCCTCCTTGCCGCTGACGTGGTGGTAGATCGACGACTTGGAGATGCCTGCCGCCTTGGACAGGTGCTCCATGGAGGTGCCGTCGTAGCCGCGCTCGTTGAACACCTGGACGGCCACGGAGAGCAGCGTCTCGGGCGTGTAGGTGTCGCGTTTGGCCGTGGTCATGACGTGCCCTCCCGCTTGTCCTCGATGGCGTACGCGTGGCGGTAGAGCGCGAGGGAGGGCGCGTAGCGTCCGGAGGGATCGCGCTCGTGCATCTCGTCCAGGACGTCGAAGGCGAACTCGCGGCCGAGCCTGCGGTCCCACTCGAAGGGGCCGAGGGGGTAGTTCACCCCGAGGCGCATCGCCGTGTCGATGTCCTCCTCGGTGGCGACGCCCTTGGCGACGGCGTCGTGCGCGAGGTCGATGATCCTCGCGACCGTGCGCGCGACGATCATGCCGGGGACGTCGCCGATGACGCTGACGTCCTTGCCGAGGGCCTGGAAGAGGCCGATGGCCTCGGCGAGGGTCTGCGGCGAGGTGTCCTGGGAGGTGGACAGGGCGATGCGGGTGGCGGTGCGGTAGTCGAGGGCGAGGTCGAAGTAGATGACGTCGCGGAACTCGATGGACGTCTGGCCGTCGGCGAGCACCAGCTGGCCGCCGCTGGGCAGCACCAGGCGGGTGCCGTTGTCCTCGTCCTCCTCGCGGACCTGGATGCCCGCCTCGCGGATCAGGGTGAGCAGCTCGGCCGCGGGGCCGAGGCCGCCCTCGGCGACGACGTGGGCGGGCGGCTGTTCCTTGTCGGCGGTGTGCGGCTCGGGGCCCTCGGCGCCCTCGGCGTGGTCGTACCAGCCGTGGCCGGTCTTGCGGCCCAGGCGGCCGGACTCCACCAGCCGGCGCTGGGCGAGGGAGGGCGTGAAGCGCACGTCCTGGAAGAAGGACTGCCACACCGAGTGGGTGACGGACTCGTTGACGTCCTGTCCGATCAGGTCGGTCAGCTCGAAGGCGCCCATCCTGAAGCCGCCGCACTCGCGCAGGACCGCGTCGATGGTGGCCGGGTCGGCGGCCTGGGCCTCGTAGACCGCGAAGGCCTCGGCGTAGAACGGCCGGGCGATCCGGTTGACGATGAAACCCGGGGTGTCGGCGCAGGCCACCGGGGTCTTGCCCCAGACGCGGGCGGTCTCGTACGCGCGCGTGGCCGACGTGACGTCGGTGGCGAACCCGGAGACGACCTCGACCAGCGGCATGAGCGGTGCCGGGTTGAAGAAGTGCAGGCCCACGAAGCGGCCGGGCCGGCGCAGGGCACCGCCGATGGCCGTCACCGACAGCGAGGACGTGTTGGTGGCGAGCAGGCAGTCCTCGGCGACGATGTCCTCCAGCTCGCGGAAGAGCTGCTGTTTGACGTCCAGCCGTTCCAGGACGGCCTCGACGACCAGCGTGCAGTCAGCCAGCTCCGAGAGCTGCTCCGCGGGCTTGAGACGGGCGCGGGCCGCGTCCCGGTCGGCGGCGGCGAGCCTGCCCTTCTCCACGAGCCGGTCGAGGCGGGCGCCGATCGTCGCCGCCGCGTCCCTGGCCCGCCCGGCGACGGCGTCGTACAGCCGCACGGGATGGCCGGCGACCAGTGCGACCTGGGCGATGCCCTGGCCCATGGTGCCGGTGCCGACGACGGCCACAGGGCTGCTGAGGTCGAGTGCTGTCATGTGCGCGATCCTCCCGCACGGCGTTTTCCACAGATGCGGCAGGCCCCCTTGTCCCGACCGATCGTTCGGTTACTCTAGCTCTGACTGCCCGTTCCTGCCCATGTTTCTGCCCAGGTCATGGACTCGACGAAGAGCCCTGAAACGAGGAGTTGGTCCCGCATGGCCGCCGAACTGACCGCTCACGAGCTGATCGCCAAGCACCGGCCCACGCTCGACCAGGCGCTGGAAGCGATCCGCACGCGCGCGTACTGGTCACCGCACCCCGAGCACCCGAAGGCCTACGGCGAGAACGGCAGCCTGGACGCGGCGGCGGGCAAGGCCGCCTTCGACGCCCTGCTGAACACCCGCCTCGACCTCGGCCAGCCCGGCACCGACGACTGGGTGGGCGGCGAGGTCTCTCCCTACGGCATCGAGCTGGGCATCAGTTACCCGCACGCGGACGTGGACGTGCTGATCCCCGCGATGAGGGCCGGGCAGCGGGCCTGGCGGGACGCGGGCGCGGAGACCCGGGCACTGGTCTGTGTGGAGATCCTCAAGCGGATCAGCGACCGCACGCACGAGTTCGCGCACGCCGTCATGCACACCAGCGGCCAGGCCTTCATGATGGCGTTCCAGGCCGGCGGCCCGCACGCGCAGGACCGCGGCCTGGAGGCGGTGGCGTACGCGTACGCGGAGCAGGTCCGCACGCCCGGGACGGCCGAGTGGACCAAGCCGCAGGGCAAGCGTGACCCGCTGGCCCTCACCAAGCAGTTCACGCCGGTCCCGCGCGGCCTCGCCCTGCTCATCGGCTGCAACACCTTCCCGACGTGGAACGGCTATCCGGGCCTGTTCGCCTCCCTCGCCACGGGCAACGCGGTCCTGGTCAAGCCCCACCCGCGCGCGGTACTGCCGCTCGCGCTCACCGTGCAGATCGCGCGCCAGGTGCTCGCCGAGACGGGCTTCGACCCGAACCTGGTGGCGCTGGCCGCCGAGCGCCCCGGCGAGGGCATCGCCAAGACCCTCGCCACCCGCCCCGAGGTCCGGATCATCGACTACACCGGGTCGACGTCCTTCGGTGACTGGCTGGAGGCCAACGCCCGCCAGGCGCAGGTCTACACCGAGAAGGCCGGCGTCAACACGGTGATCGTGCACTCCACCGACAGCTACAAGGGCATGCTGTCCAACCTGGCGTTCTCGCTGTCGCTGTACAGCGGCCAGATGTGCACCACCCCGCAGAACCTGCTCATCCCCCGGGACGGCATCCGCACCGACGAGGGCCCCAAGACCTTCGACGAGGTCACCGCCGACCTCGCCCGCGCGGTCGACGGCCTGCTCGGCGACGACGCCCGCGCGAACGCGCTGCTGGGCGCGATCGTCAACCCGGACGTCAAGGCCCGCCTGGAGGCCGCCGCCGGCCTCGGCGAAGTGGCCCTCGCCTCCCGGGAGATCAGCAACCCGGAGTTCCCGGGCGCGGTCGTGCGCACCCCGGTCATCGTCAAGCTGGACGGCGCCAAGCCGGACGACGAGGCCGCCTACATGAGCGAGTGCTTCGGCCCCGTCTCCTTCGCCGTGGCGGTCGACTCGGTGAACGACGCGGTGGAGTTGCTGCGCCGCACGGTCCGCGAGAAGGGCGCGATGACGGTCGGTGCCTACACCACCGACAGCGAGGTGGAGCGGTCGATCGAGGAGGTGTGCCTGGAGGAGGCCGCCCAGCTGTCGCTCAACCTGACCGGCGGGGTGTATGTGAACCAGACCGCCGCGTTCTCCGACTTCCACGGCTCGGGCGGCAACCCGGCGGCGAACGCCGCGCTGTGCGACGGGGCGTTCGTCGCGAACCGGTTCCGGGTGGTCGAGGTGCGCCGGGAGGTCTAGGAAGTGCCGGGTCCGCCCCCGGTGGCGCTCCAGTGGTACAGCGTCATCGCCACGCTGGTGGCGAGGTTGTAGCTGGAGACCTGGGGGCGCATCGGCAGGGACAGCAGATGGTCGGCACGCGCGCGTAGCTGCGCAGACAGACCGCTGCGCTCGGAGCCGAAGGCGAGGACGGCGTCGTCCGGGAGCTTCACGCCCCGGATGTCGTCGCCCTCGGGGTCCAGCGCGAACAGCGGCCCCGCCGGCAGCTCCTCTACGCCGAGCCGCTCCACGGCCGTCGCGAAGTGCAGTCCGGCGCCGCCGCGCACCACGGTGGGATGCCAGGGGTCGAGGGTGCCCGTGGTGACCACCCCGGTCGCCCCGAAACCGGCGGCCAGCCGGATCACGGCACCGGCGTTGCCGAGGTTGCGCGGGTTGTCCAGGACCACGACGGGCGCGGTGCGGGGCGTGTGGGCGAGCCTGCGCAGGTTGGCCTCGCGGGACGGCCGTACGGCGAGCGCGGCCACGCCGGTCGGGTGGGGCCGCGGGACCAGCGAGGCGTACGTCTCCGCGGACACCTCGGTGAGCAGCGTGTCCAGCGCGTCCCGTACGTCCCCGGCCAGTTCTCCGGCGAGGGCGAGCGCGGCATCCCGGTCGGTGGTGACGGCCACCGGGACCTCGGCGTCGAAGCGCAGCGCGTGCTTGAGGGCGTGGAAGCCGTCGAGCAGCACGGCGCCATCGGCGTGTTCGCGCCAGCGGGTCAGCGCATCGGTCATGCGGTGAAGCCTCCTCCGCGCTCGGCTGCGCTCGCGCGGGGGGACCCGGATCGGTCCCGCGCGCTGTCCTCGGAGCTCTCCTCGGGCGAACGGGGCGCGGGCACCGTACGGGCGGCCTCATGCCGGACGAGCCGCCCACGCGCGCGTGCGACCAGCGCACCCAGCCGGCGCAGGAACGGCGTCGGCAGGAAGACCGCGTCCGCGGTGATCATCGCCAGCGAGAAGAACGGCAGGCCGAGCACGACCGCGATGACCGCGTGCTCGGTCATCATCAGCACCAGCAGGACGTTCTTGACCCGCCGGTTGACCAGGGTGAACGGGAAGGCGACCTGCACCATGACCGTACCGTAGGCGACGGCCATCATGATCGTCCCGCTGGAGGACATCAGGTCGGCGAGCCCGGGCCAGGGGGAGAAGTAGTCCAGGTGGAGTGGGTAGTAGACGGCGGTGCCGTCCTGCCAGCGCGAGCCCTGGATCTTGTACCAGCCGGCCGTCGCGTAGATCAGGCAGGCCTCCGCCATGATCACGAACAGGGCGCCGTTGTGCAGGACGTTGGCGACGACGTCCAGCAGGATCCGCGGCTGCTGCGACTTCGTCCAGCGGCCGGCGGCCCACCACAGGCCGAGCGTCACCCAGGCCGTCCACAGCAGCGCGGGGATCAGCCAGCCGTTGTCGAACCGGCCGGTGAACGCCGCCATGAGCAGCGCCAGACCGGACACCACCCACAGGACCGGGCCCACCCGGTCGGCCAGGACCCGCTCGCCACGCGCGCGTGCGGCCTGCGCGCGCGCAGCCCGGCGCGCGTCCAGGGACCACACCTGGCCACAGCGTGTGAAGACGAGGTAGAAGGACATCAGGTGCAGGACGTTGTCGCCGCCGTCGCCCACGAAGACGCTGCGGTTCTGCAGCGACAGCACCCCCACCATGAACAGAACGGACGCCGTCCGGGTGCGCCAGCCGAGCAGCAGCGCCGCGCCGGCCAGGATCGCCAGCAGATAGAAGCACTCGAACCACAGTTGCCCGTCGGACCACAGCAGAGCGGTGAAGGCGTGGTTGTCGGCGGTCAGCTCCTTGGCGAGGTTCCAGGCCCAGGGGCCGGCCGGGCCGTACAGCTCCTGGCGGTGCGGGAACTCGCGCAGCAGGAACAGCAGCCAGGTCCCGGCGAACCCGATGCGGATCACGGCGCTCTGGTACGGCCCGAGAGCCGACTCGGTGACCTTGGCGATACCGCGCGAGAGAGTCAGGGAGAGCCTGTTCACCGCACACCTCCCGCTGCCTCGTCCGCCGTCACGGTCCACCAGGGCAGCACGCGGTAGACGGGCTGGTCGGACACGCGCTCACGGCTCCACCCGGGCGGCTGCACATTGGTGGTGCTGGACCGGATCTGCACGCGCTGTATGACGCCGTCGCGGTCGGCCGGATAGGTCCGGTACAGGCGCATGACCACGATCCGGCGCAGGTACTGCTCGGAGAGGGAGCCGCGCATGCCCACCGGGCGGTTGTCGGCGCTGTGCGTGGCGGTGAAGAAGTCCCAGGAGCGGCGCAGCTCGTTCTGCTGGGCGTGGCTCGGCACCAGGTTGCCGTCGATCGCGGCACCGTCCTGGGCGGAGAGGTCGGTCCACCCGGTGGTGCGCAGTCCACCGTCCTTCGCCCGCACCACGGCGCGGACCTGGACGGCGATGTTCTGCTGCAGCGGGTTGGGCGCGAACAGCTTCCAGTTCTGCTCGAACTCCGGGAAGACCCAGTCCTCGACGGCCTTGCCGTGCTGCTTGGTCACCGTGTTCGCGGGGGCGAGGCTGAGGAACACCATCAGCAGATGCACACAGGCGGCGACACCGACGACCGCGAGCGCCAGCGCCGCGGCGACCTGGTAGCGGGGGGAGAGGGCGGCCACACCGGTACGGGGCACGGGGGCGTCGGCTCCGGAGGCTGCGCGCCCCGCACCGCCGGCGGCAGCCGCCCCCGCACGGGAGTCCGTGCCGGCCGAAGACTCCGCGGCCCCGGCCCGGAAGCCGCCACCGGCCGAAGACTCCCTGTCGGCCCGGGAAGCTATGTTGGCCGGGGAGTCCACGTCGGTCGGGGAGTCCTCCGGACGCGCTCGGGCCGACCCGCCGGGGTCGGGTCGGGCCCCCGGGTCCTC includes:
- a CDS encoding alpha-ketoacid dehydrogenase subunit beta — its product is MTTVAVKPATMAQALTRAMRDAMAADPTVHVMGEDVGTLGGVFRVTDGLAKEFGEDRCTDTPLAEAGILGAAVGMAMYGLRPVVEMQFDAFAYPAFEQLISHVCRMRNRTRGKMPLPITVRVPYGGGIGGVEHHSDSSEAYYMATPGLHVVTPATVADAYGLLRRAIASDDPVVFLEPKRLYWSKDSWNPEQPTDVEPIGRAVVRRPGRSATLITYGPSLPVCLEAAEAAEAEGWDLEVIDLRSLVPFDDETVCAAVRRTGRAVVVHESTGFGGPGGEIAARITERCFHHLEAPVLRVAGFDIPYPPPMLERHHLPGVDRILDAVARLQWEAEG
- the pdhA gene encoding pyruvate dehydrogenase (acetyl-transferring) E1 component subunit alpha; amino-acid sequence: MTVMEQRGAYRPSPPPAWQPRMDPAPLLPDAEPYRVLGTEAAAKTDPDVLRRLYAQLVRGRRYNTQATALTKQGRLAVYPSSTGQEACEVAAALALEERDWLFPSYRDTLAVVARGVDPVEALTLLRGDWHSGYDPYAHRVAPLSTPLATQLPHAVGLAHAARLKGDDVVALAMVGDGGTSEGDFHEALNFAAVWQAPVVFLVQNNGFAISVPLAKQTAAPSLAHKAVGYGMPGRLVDGNDAAAVHEVLSDAVRHARAGGGPTLVEAVTYRIDAHTNADDATRYRGDAEVEAWRAHDPIQLLEHELTERGLLDEAGIEAARKEAEAMAASLRERMNRDPELDPMALFDHVYAETTAQLREQRALLRAELEAEQEHHGEQEGGVR
- a CDS encoding Lrp/AsnC family transcriptional regulator; this encodes MADGPQDGTALPASRPPDGAPLPPPRPLDAIDQDILKILQADGRASIRSVAERVHVSRANAYARINRLVEDGVIRGFSARVDHERAGHGTSAYVTLKIVQNTWRTVREQLRQLPGASHIALVGGDFDVLLLVHTPDNRALRELVLTRLQAIPEVLSTRTLLVFEEEDLEPEA
- a CDS encoding TetR/AcrR family transcriptional regulator; amino-acid sequence: MTTAKRDTYTPETLLSVAVQVFNERGYDGTSMEHLSKAAGISKSSIYHHVSGKEELLRRAVSRALDGLFAILDEEHARVGRPVDRLEHVVRRMVEVLIGELPYVTLLLRVRGNTATERWALERRRDFDHRVAELLKAAAADGDVRGDVEVRLATRLVFGMINSIVEWYRPDPRGAGEREVADAVVQLVFAGLRRAA
- a CDS encoding 3-hydroxyacyl-CoA dehydrogenase produces the protein MTALDLSSPVAVVGTGTMGQGIAQVALVAGHPVRLYDAVAGRARDAAATIGARLDRLVEKGRLAAADRDAARARLKPAEQLSELADCTLVVEAVLERLDVKQQLFRELEDIVAEDCLLATNTSSLSVTAIGGALRRPGRFVGLHFFNPAPLMPLVEVVSGFATDVTSATRAYETARVWGKTPVACADTPGFIVNRIARPFYAEAFAVYEAQAADPATIDAVLRECGGFRMGAFELTDLIGQDVNESVTHSVWQSFFQDVRFTPSLAQRRLVESGRLGRKTGHGWYDHAEGAEGPEPHTADKEQPPAHVVAEGGLGPAAELLTLIREAGIQVREEDEDNGTRLVLPSGGQLVLADGQTSIEFRDVIYFDLALDYRTATRIALSTSQDTSPQTLAEAIGLFQALGKDVSVIGDVPGMIVARTVARIIDLAHDAVAKGVATEEDIDTAMRLGVNYPLGPFEWDRRLGREFAFDVLDEMHERDPSGRYAPSLALYRHAYAIEDKREGTS
- the paaN gene encoding phenylacetic acid degradation protein PaaN, which produces MAAELTAHELIAKHRPTLDQALEAIRTRAYWSPHPEHPKAYGENGSLDAAAGKAAFDALLNTRLDLGQPGTDDWVGGEVSPYGIELGISYPHADVDVLIPAMRAGQRAWRDAGAETRALVCVEILKRISDRTHEFAHAVMHTSGQAFMMAFQAGGPHAQDRGLEAVAYAYAEQVRTPGTAEWTKPQGKRDPLALTKQFTPVPRGLALLIGCNTFPTWNGYPGLFASLATGNAVLVKPHPRAVLPLALTVQIARQVLAETGFDPNLVALAAERPGEGIAKTLATRPEVRIIDYTGSTSFGDWLEANARQAQVYTEKAGVNTVIVHSTDSYKGMLSNLAFSLSLYSGQMCTTPQNLLIPRDGIRTDEGPKTFDEVTADLARAVDGLLGDDARANALLGAIVNPDVKARLEAAAGLGEVALASREISNPEFPGAVVRTPVIVKLDGAKPDDEAAYMSECFGPVSFAVAVDSVNDAVELLRRTVREKGAMTVGAYTTDSEVERSIEEVCLEEAAQLSLNLTGGVYVNQTAAFSDFHGSGGNPAANAALCDGAFVANRFRVVEVRREV
- a CDS encoding TrmH family RNA methyltransferase produces the protein MTDALTRWREHADGAVLLDGFHALKHALRFDAEVPVAVTTDRDAALALAGELAGDVRDALDTLLTEVSAETYASLVPRPHPTGVAALAVRPSREANLRRLAHTPRTAPVVVLDNPRNLGNAGAVIRLAAGFGATGVVTTGTLDPWHPTVVRGGAGLHFATAVERLGVEELPAGPLFALDPEGDDIRGVKLPDDAVLAFGSERSGLSAQLRARADHLLSLPMRPQVSSYNLATSVAMTLYHWSATGGGPGTS
- a CDS encoding HTTM domain-containing protein → MNRLSLTLSRGIAKVTESALGPYQSAVIRIGFAGTWLLFLLREFPHRQELYGPAGPWAWNLAKELTADNHAFTALLWSDGQLWFECFYLLAILAGAALLLGWRTRTASVLFMVGVLSLQNRSVFVGDGGDNVLHLMSFYLVFTRCGQVWSLDARRAARAQAARARGERVLADRVGPVLWVVSGLALLMAAFTGRFDNGWLIPALLWTAWVTLGLWWAAGRWTKSQQPRILLDVVANVLHNGALFVIMAEACLIYATAGWYKIQGSRWQDGTAVYYPLHLDYFSPWPGLADLMSSSGTIMMAVAYGTVMVQVAFPFTLVNRRVKNVLLVLMMTEHAVIAVVLGLPFFSLAMITADAVFLPTPFLRRLGALVARARGRLVRHEAARTVPAPRSPEESSEDSARDRSGSPRASAAERGGGFTA
- a CDS encoding DUF5819 family protein, whose product is MDAYDEDPGARPDPGGSARARPEDSPTDVDSPANIASRADRESSAGGGFRAGAAESSAGTDSRAGAAAAGGAGRAASGADAPVPRTGVAALSPRYQVAAALALAVVGVAACVHLLMVFLSLAPANTVTKQHGKAVEDWVFPEFEQNWKLFAPNPLQQNIAVQVRAVVRAKDGGLRTTGWTDLSAQDGAAIDGNLVPSHAQQNELRRSWDFFTATHSADNRPVGMRGSLSEQYLRRIVVMRLYRTYPADRDGVIQRVQIRSSTTNVQPPGWSRERVSDQPVYRVLPWWTVTADEAAGGVR